Sequence from the Egibacter rhizosphaerae genome:
CGAGAAACCCGAACACCTCGCCGGGCTCGACCGCGAACGTCATCCCGTCCACGGCGAGGGCTTCGGCACGGGGATAACGGTAGGCGAGGTCGGCGACTTCGATGGCGGTGCGCAGCATCGCTCCCTCCGGTTGAGCGCGCGGCCGCCCGATCGCGGCCGCGCCGGGCCGGACGTTGCTCCTTCGCGGCCCGAGCCCGAATCGTACCCGGGTTGATAGTCACTGTCTATACATAGATACTTCTATTTAGGAGCCACTATCAGCTCGTGCTAGGCTGCCCTCATGGCGAAGACGGGATTGCGGGAGCGAAAGCGGCTCGCGGCGATGCGTCGGATCCAGGAGACCGCGTTCGAGCTGTTCGAGCGTGACGGCTACGACGCGGTGACCATCGAGCAGATCGCCGACCAGGCCGAAGTGTCGCCGAGCTCGGTCTATCGCTACTTCGGCACGAAGGAGCGGGTCGTCCTCTGGGACGAGTACGACCCGCCCGCCTTCGAGCGCTTCGCCGCCGAGCTCCGCGAGCATCCCCCGCTCGAGGCGATGCGTCTGGCGATCGATCTCGTGGGCGCGCAGTTCCTCGGACCGGATCGCGCCCGGGTGGAGCGCACCACGCGGCTCGCGTTCGAGGAGCCGGCGGTCACCGCGGCGATGCGCCAGGAGCTCGACGCGGCGGCGGAGGCGATCGCGGAGCTCGTGGCCGACGCGCGCGCGATGCACCGCGACGACCTCGCCGTCCAGGTGTTCGCACGGGCCGTGGTCGCGGCGATCGAAGCCGCACTGCGGACGTGGCACGCGGGCGGCTTCGAGGCCTCGCTCGTCGACCTGCTGCACGACGCGCTCGGAGCGCTCGAGGGTGGCCTCGACCTCCGCTGAACCCGGCGCGCTCGACCTCGACCTCCCCTGAACCCGTCGTGCGCGGCCTCGACCTCCCCTGAGCCCGTCGTGCTCGCAGCCGTGGCGCGGACAGAGCATGACCACGGCGCTCCCCGCGTCTGCCATCCCCACGCACGAGGTGCGACCCTTGTGGGAGGGCTCGATGTCGAGACCGCGGGCCCGGCGACGTCATGGGGGTGTGCGGCGCAGACGGAACGTCGCCCGAGCAACGGAGGGCCTGGAAATGCGGTTCATGCTGATGCAGTACTACGCGCCCATCGATGGCGTGCCGCCGATGACGGAGTGGGCTCAGGAGGACATCAAGGCGCACATCGCCTTCCAACAGGGGTTCAACGCAGAGCTCACCGAGCTCGGCGAGCTGGTCGATGCACAAGGGCTCGCCGCCCCCGAGCTCGCGACGTTCGTCGTCTCCGACGGCGCCAGCGCGCCGGTGATCACCGACGGGCCGTTCCCCGAGTCCAAGGAGCTGCTCGCGGGCTTCCGAATCGTCGACGTCGACTCACAGGAGCGGGCCATCGAGATCGCCGCGCGCTCCTCGGCCGCCCCCGGCCCGAACGGCGCGCCAATCCGCCAGCCCATCGAGGTGCGCGAGGTCATGGGTGCACCGCCCGACGACCTGACCGCCTGACGGGCCGAGGACGTGACCGACGCGACCGACACCGAGGGCCTGCTGCGCGCGCTCGCGCCGCGGGCCCTCGGGGCACTCACGCGGCGGTACGGTGACTTCGCCGCGGCGGAGGACGCCCTCCAGGAGGCGTTGGTGGCGGCAACCACCACGTGGCCACGTGAGGGACGCCCGGCGAACCCGCTGGGCTGGCTGATCCGTGTCGCCTCCCGTCGGCTGCTCGACCACCACCGCAGCGAGGGCCGCCGACGCCGACGCGAGGCACAGGCCGCCGCATGGGCGCTGGCCGATCCACCGACCGTCCCCGGCCACGACGACACCCTCGACCTCATGCTGCGGTGCTGTCACCCGGCGCTGACGCCGGGCGCGGCCATCCCCCTCACGCTGCGTGCGATCGGCGGGCTCACCACGCGTGAGATCGCGACGGCCTTCGGCATGCCGGAAGCCACGATGGCGCAGCGCATCAGTCGGGCCAAGGCCAAGGTGCGCGCCTCGGCGACCCCGTTCGCGCTACCCGAAGCCGACGACCGCACCGAGCGCCTGCGCTCGGTGCGGCACGTGCTCTACCTCATGTTCAACGAGGGCTACGCGAGCCACTCCGGGCCCGACCTCATCCGCGTCGACCTCTCGGCAGAGGCCATCCGGCTCACGCGCATGCTGTCGGCGGCCGTTCCCGAGGACCCGGAGTCAGCGGGCCTGCTCGCCCTCATGCTGCTGACGGATGCCCGCCGGCCCGCCCGCACCGGACCCGACGGCGAACTGATCCCCCTGGCGGAGCAGGACCGGGAGCGTTGGGACCGAGCCTCGATCGCCGACGGGATCGGGATACTCGACCAGGCGTTGGGACGCCGTCAGATCGGGGAGTACCAGCTCCAGGCCGCCATCGCTGCGGCCCACAGCCGGGCGCCGAGTCACGAGGCCACCGACTGGGCCGAGATCTCCTCGCTGTACCGCCTGCTCGAGCAGCTGACCGGGAACCCGGTCGTCAGCCTCAACCGCGCGGTCGCGGTCGCGATGACCGACGGCCCGACCGCTGCGCTGGAGGTGCTCGACCACATCGAGTCCGACCTCGGCGACCACCACCGCTTCCACGCCGTGCGTGCGCACCTGCTCGAGCTGGCCGGGGACGCGGCGGCCGCGCTCCGGGCCTACGACACCGCGGCCGCCCGCGCGACCAATCCGCGTGAGCGGCAGTACCTGGTGACCCGGGCAGCCGGCCTCGCCCCGGAACAGCCGCCTACTGACGAGCAGCCGACCGCCTGAGCGACCGCCCACTCACAGCAGCCGACCGCCTGAGCGGTCGGACCGCGACCGGCGGAAGCTGCGCGCCCCTCTGCCCCGTATCGGGTGGCGTCAAGAGTCGCCGTACGGTTACTCGCGCATGCGCGGGTAACCGTGCTGTACGGCCAGCGCACGCACCCGTGTGTGCCCGACCGTCAAGTGTTGGGTCAGCGCCTCTGCACCCGCGCCTCGACCCCGTCGAGCAGCGCGTCGAGCGCGCTCGCGAAGGCACCCTCGTAGTCGATCGGGTCCTCGTACTGGTCCGTGTCCGGTGACCCGAAGGCACCTGCCTCGTCAAGGGCCGCGAAGGTGGGGTATCGCTCCGGGTCGAAGACCTCTCCGATAACTGCTTCCTGCGCGCCCCACCACTCTTCGTTCGTGATCCCGGTACGGCGCGCGGCGAGCGCGCTGTCGACCGACGCGCGGGCGGCCCCGTCAGCGAGAAAGCCCACGGCGGCCACCAGCCGCACGACGTCCCGGGGTGGGAGCCCTGTCTCGTCGGCGGCGTGCAGCACGGACTCGTACGCGGCGAGCATGTTGGGGCCCGCGACCGGCCGCGCGTAGGTGGCCGGCACCGCGAGAACCCACGGGTGGGCGTGCGCGAGCTGCCACTCCGCCCATGCATAGGCCTCGAGCTTCGCCCGCCACCCGCCGGGCCGTTCACCGACTCGGGGTGCCTCGCCGACCACGCGGTCGACCATCAGCGCGAGCAGCTCATCCTTGCCCGGGACGTGACGGTAGAGCGACATCGTCCCGACGTCGAGCGCCTTCGCGACAGCACGCATCGAGACGGCGTCGAGCCCCTCGGCATCGGCGATCCGCACCGCCTCTTCCACGATCGCGTCCCGCGAGATCGTCGCCTTCGGGCCACGTCGAGGCGGATCGTCGAGCCCCCAGAGCACCGTCAGGCTTCGACGAACCTCCGCGGCTCGACCCCCACCTCCCCGCGGGCCTCTCGGGCCGCATCCGCGAGCTCCCGACGCACCTCGCCCGCGGCGTCCGCGAGCTCGCGGCGCACCTCGTACCCCGCGCTCCTCAACTCGTCGCGGAGCTCGTCGGCAGCGCGACGGCCCTCGCCCCCATCGCCGGATTCCTCAACGTCCTGGTCCATCGATGCAAAGCCTATGCGCCCCACTTGCCTCTCGAGACCGATATGGATACGGTGTACGCTGTTTGCGTATAGCGTACGCAGTTCATTGCCGAGGAGGTAATCGATGGTCGCACCCCCTGGTCCTGGACCCACGACCCCCTGCGCGGTCCGCGCGCAGGGGCTGGTCAAGCGTTACGGCACCACCACGGCCCTCGACGGTCTCGACCTCGCCGTCGAGTCCGGGACCGTGCACGGCCTGCTGGGCCCCAACGGCGCCGGTAAGACAACGGTGGTGCGCGTGCTCGCGACGCTGCTTCGAGCCGAGGCGGGGACGGCACAGGTCGCTGGTTTCGATGTTCACCGCGAGCCGGCGCGGGTCCGCGCGCGGATCGGCCTCACCGGACAATTCGCGGCGGTGGACCAGCTGCTCACCGGCCGGGAGAACCTCGCGCTGTTCGGACGGCTGCTGCACCTCGGGCGGCGGGACGCGCGGCGTCGCGCCGACGAGCTGCTCGCCCAGTTCGACCTCACCGACGCGGCCGACCGTCCGGTCCGCGAGTACTCGGGGGGCATGGGCCGCCGCCTCGACCTGGCGGCGAGCCTGATCCTCGACCCCGACGTCCTGTTCCTCGACGAACCGACCACCGGCCTCGACCCACGGAGCCGCGCAGCGGTGTGGGAGGCGGTGCGCGCGCTGGCCGGCGCTGGCACGACGGTCCTGCTCACCACGCAATACCTGGAGGAGGCCGACCGGCTCGCCGACCGCGTCTCGGTGATCGATCGCGGTCTGGTCATCGCCGAGGGCCCGGTCGATGATCTCAAGCAGCGCACAGGAGCCGAGCGGCTCGAACTCGTGCTGAGCGCCGACGACGATCCCGAGCTCGCCCAACGGATCCTCGAACGCGTTGGCACGACGGATCCGCACTACGAGCCAGCGAGCCGCCGCCTGTACGTCCCGGTCGCGGACGGCGTCGCGGCGCTCGTCACCGCCGCCCGAGACCTCCACTCCGCCGGCGTGACCCCCGAGGACCTCGGGATACGCCGACCCAC
This genomic interval carries:
- a CDS encoding TetR/AcrR family transcriptional regulator, whose translation is MAKTGLRERKRLAAMRRIQETAFELFERDGYDAVTIEQIADQAEVSPSSVYRYFGTKERVVLWDEYDPPAFERFAAELREHPPLEAMRLAIDLVGAQFLGPDRARVERTTRLAFEEPAVTAAMRQELDAAAEAIAELVADARAMHRDDLAVQVFARAVVAAIEAALRTWHAGGFEASLVDLLHDALGALEGGLDLR
- a CDS encoding TetR/AcrR family transcriptional regulator, whose protein sequence is MEEAVRIADAEGLDAVSMRAVAKALDVGTMSLYRHVPGKDELLALMVDRVVGEAPRVGERPGGWRAKLEAYAWAEWQLAHAHPWVLAVPATYARPVAGPNMLAAYESVLHAADETGLPPRDVVRLVAAVGFLADGAARASVDSALAARRTGITNEEWWGAQEAVIGEVFDPERYPTFAALDEAGAFGSPDTDQYEDPIDYEGAFASALDALLDGVEARVQRR
- a CDS encoding ATP-binding cassette domain-containing protein, encoding MVAPPGPGPTTPCAVRAQGLVKRYGTTTALDGLDLAVESGTVHGLLGPNGAGKTTVVRVLATLLRAEAGTAQVAGFDVHREPARVRARIGLTGQFAAVDQLLTGRENLALFGRLLHLGRRDARRRADELLAQFDLTDAADRPVREYSGGMGRRLDLAASLILDPDVLFLDEPTTGLDPRSRAAVWEAVRALAGAGTTVLLTTQYLEEADRLADRVSVIDRGLVIAEGPVDDLKQRTGAERLELVLSADDDPELAQRILERVGTTDPHYEPASRRLYVPVADGVAALVTAARDLHSAGVTPEDLGIRRPTLDDVFLQLTGHATTSAADEEVPA
- a CDS encoding RNA polymerase sigma factor, coding for MTDATDTEGLLRALAPRALGALTRRYGDFAAAEDALQEALVAATTTWPREGRPANPLGWLIRVASRRLLDHHRSEGRRRRREAQAAAWALADPPTVPGHDDTLDLMLRCCHPALTPGAAIPLTLRAIGGLTTREIATAFGMPEATMAQRISRAKAKVRASATPFALPEADDRTERLRSVRHVLYLMFNEGYASHSGPDLIRVDLSAEAIRLTRMLSAAVPEDPESAGLLALMLLTDARRPARTGPDGELIPLAEQDRERWDRASIADGIGILDQALGRRQIGEYQLQAAIAAAHSRAPSHEATDWAEISSLYRLLEQLTGNPVVSLNRAVAVAMTDGPTAALEVLDHIESDLGDHHRFHAVRAHLLELAGDAAAALRAYDTAAARATNPRERQYLVTRAAGLAPEQPPTDEQPTA
- a CDS encoding YciI family protein, with translation MRFMLMQYYAPIDGVPPMTEWAQEDIKAHIAFQQGFNAELTELGELVDAQGLAAPELATFVVSDGASAPVITDGPFPESKELLAGFRIVDVDSQERAIEIAARSSAAPGPNGAPIRQPIEVREVMGAPPDDLTA